CGGCGGTCTCGCCGGCGCTGTTTCTACTCGCCTTCGGTTTTGGCGTGGGGCGTGGCGCATCGGTCGGCGGCCACGACTACTTAAGTTTTCTGCTTCCTGGGCTTTTAACCATGGCGAGCATGAACCAGAGCTACGCCATCGCCACCGAGATCAATATCTCACGCTTTTACTTCAAGGTCTTCGAAGAGTACCTGATCGCCCCTTTTAGCCGTTGGCAGATCGTGCTCGGCGAAATGGGGTATGGCATCGTCCGTGGCCTGATCCCGGTCGCCATTATTGCCATCTACAGCCTGCTGTGCGGAGTGAACCTGCATTTCGGCCCCGGTTTTTTCCTCGCACTACTGCTGCATTTGGCAATCTTCTCCCTGCTCGGAGTGCTGGCGGCAATGATCGTACGCAGTCACGCCGACCAGGCCACCGTCAACGCCTTTCTGATCACCCCGATGATGTTTCTGTCTGGAACCTTCTTCCCGGTCGACCAGATGCCCCTGCCAATCAAGGTGGTTGCCAGCCTCTTTCCCCTGACCTACACAACACGCCTGATTCGTGCCACCCTGCTCCAGAATGGAGACACCAGCGCCCTGCTTTATCTGCTGCTGGCAGCGATGGTGGTCATCCTCTTCTGGTTGACCAACCGAATCATCGAAAGGGTCGAGGCATGAAACGGCTACTCTTCAGCCTGCTTGCAGTGTCCTTTGTCATAGCTCTTTTCAGCGGCGCCACTGCGATCAACCCTTTGCACATGAGCGAAACAGAGCGAGAGATCTTATTCAGCCTGCGTCTGCCACGTGTGCTCTTTTCGGCGGTAATCGGCGGCATGCTCGCGCTCTCAGGGAGCGTTTATCAGCTCACCCTCAAGAACCCGCTGGCCGACAGTTTCACCACCGGCACCGCCAGTTCGGCGGCGATTGGTGCAGTCTTTGGGATTGCCTTGGGGCTACCACTGCCGCTGGTCCCCGTGCTGGCACTTATGACCGGGCTGTG
Above is a genomic segment from Geopsychrobacter electrodiphilus DSM 16401 containing:
- a CDS encoding ABC transporter permease, translated to MLHGARGIFWREILILRRKFLKTLFASAVSPALFLLAFGFGVGRGASVGGHDYLSFLLPGLLTMASMNQSYAIATEINISRFYFKVFEEYLIAPFSRWQIVLGEMGYGIVRGLIPVAIIAIYSLLCGVNLHFGPGFFLALLLHLAIFSLLGVLAAMIVRSHADQATVNAFLITPMMFLSGTFFPVDQMPLPIKVVASLFPLTYTTRLIRATLLQNGDTSALLYLLLAAMVVILFWLTNRIIERVEA